A DNA window from Paenibacillus sp. HWE-109 contains the following coding sequences:
- a CDS encoding methyl-accepting chemotaxis protein, with protein sequence MSLQKPANVRGWTRIISLKSFKARMTVMFLFIALVPMLFSTIFSSYYLNKVVTDEVHSKEESVLKTNVTAIDYSIQRQISILNELLKFDEIKSGNEQEIVKTLKKFEQANKDVEQYIYVNKDDMALTSTGQKISVADRDYVKQAKQTKKPVSTDLLVSKSTGNHIVVLFVPLLDDKQNYIGGVSSPISTDNLTIYTKTIQIGESGYGYLMSPSGAFLTHPDADKMGKTIENVFTPTEAAKYKETVLKEARGRFEFTGDDGVVKEISFETIPSTGWRLVTDVVDSEVYSSVKTANKVSIWMAVITAILVAAISLMVSTTITKPILAITKAVKKMAQGDLTERLAIKRSDELGELGGNMNQMLDSFADIVGKASYTAEQLGASSEELTAVATESVGISNRIAESIHEVFNASKSQLQGAEQTSIAMGEMAVGVQRIAESSSVVTEASQTSLQEVQQGRDAINQAVQQMKFIHESVGKSAEDMRDLEQYSHRIGEIVSVISEITNQTQLLSLNASIEAARAGEQGRGFAVVANEVKKLAEQSSASAAHISTLIREVQTSTIRAVQAMNKGVMDVGKGSELIDTAGQVFNRIIVAFQEISNQIQEVSAASEEMSAGTQEVTASMNEIVHMTKASHDHGQGISEGSKKQLSSMEEISASAEDLSTMAQELQESLARFKTC encoded by the coding sequence ATGAGTTTACAGAAACCAGCTAATGTAAGAGGGTGGACAAGAATCATATCGCTGAAGTCGTTCAAGGCTAGAATGACAGTCATGTTTCTTTTTATCGCGCTGGTTCCGATGCTATTTAGTACGATTTTTTCTTCTTATTATTTGAATAAAGTCGTCACGGATGAAGTTCACTCCAAGGAAGAGAGTGTCCTTAAAACAAATGTAACGGCGATAGATTACTCAATTCAACGGCAAATTTCGATTTTAAATGAATTACTCAAGTTCGATGAGATCAAAAGCGGGAATGAGCAGGAAATCGTTAAGACGCTCAAAAAATTTGAGCAAGCCAACAAGGACGTTGAACAGTATATTTATGTGAACAAAGATGATATGGCGTTGACGTCAACAGGTCAAAAAATTTCAGTAGCTGACCGTGACTATGTCAAGCAAGCGAAGCAAACGAAAAAACCAGTAAGTACGGACCTGCTCGTTAGTAAATCAACGGGAAATCATATTGTCGTTTTATTTGTCCCGCTGTTGGATGATAAGCAAAATTATATTGGAGGCGTTTCCAGCCCCATTTCCACGGATAACCTTACGATTTATACAAAGACGATACAGATCGGAGAGTCCGGCTATGGGTATCTAATGTCACCGTCTGGAGCTTTCTTAACTCATCCAGACGCAGACAAGATGGGGAAGACTATAGAGAATGTGTTTACTCCAACGGAAGCTGCCAAATACAAAGAGACTGTCTTGAAAGAAGCGCGCGGCAGGTTTGAATTTACAGGCGACGACGGGGTTGTCAAAGAGATCAGCTTTGAAACGATTCCGTCAACAGGCTGGCGGTTGGTTACGGATGTGGTTGATTCTGAAGTGTACAGTTCAGTAAAAACTGCCAATAAAGTATCAATATGGATGGCGGTGATTACGGCTATTCTTGTAGCAGCTATCTCCTTGATGGTCTCCACAACCATAACAAAACCGATTCTTGCCATTACCAAAGCTGTAAAAAAGATGGCACAGGGAGACTTAACGGAGCGCCTTGCCATCAAGCGTAGTGATGAACTTGGAGAGCTTGGCGGGAATATGAATCAGATGCTGGATTCCTTCGCAGATATCGTTGGCAAAGCCAGCTATACGGCTGAGCAGTTAGGGGCTTCGTCAGAGGAACTAACGGCTGTAGCTACCGAATCAGTAGGCATCTCCAATCGAATTGCTGAATCCATACACGAAGTATTCAATGCAAGTAAAAGCCAGTTGCAGGGAGCTGAGCAAACGTCTATTGCGATGGGGGAAATGGCCGTTGGCGTGCAACGTATTGCTGAGTCCTCATCCGTTGTGACGGAAGCATCGCAAACTTCCCTGCAAGAAGTACAACAAGGACGTGATGCCATTAATCAGGCAGTCCAGCAGATGAAGTTCATTCATGAATCAGTTGGGAAATCGGCAGAAGATATGAGAGATCTGGAGCAGTACTCTCATAGAATCGGAGAAATTGTATCGGTAATAAGTGAAATCACCAACCAAACTCAGCTGCTTTCACTTAATGCTTCGATCGAAGCCGCGAGAGCGGGCGAGCAAGGGCGCGGGTTTGCGGTAGTAGCTAATGAGGTGAAGAAGCTGGCAGAGCAGTCTTCTGCTTCAGCAGCTCATATTTCAACGTTGATCCGAGAGGTGCAGACTTCAACGATAAGAGCTGTTCAAGCGATGAATAAAGGTGTTATGGACGTAGGGAAAGGTTCCGAGTTGATTGATACTGCAGGTCAGGTCTTTAATCGCATTATTGTGGCGTTCCAAGAGATTTCCAATCAAATTCAGGAGGTATCGGCGGCTTCCGAGGAAATGTCAGCTGGCACACAAGAGGTCACAGCATCTATGAATGAAATTGTCCACATGACGAAAGCTTCTCATGATCATGGACAAGGTATTTCTGAAGGGTCGAAGAAACAACTCTCGTCGATGGAGGAAATTTCTGCTTCAGCGGAGGATTTAAGTACCATGGCACAAGAACTGCAAGAATCGTTGGCTAGATTTAAAACGTGTTAG
- a CDS encoding ABC transporter permease has translation MDLLTMLNAFFSKFSELINTTLVYSTALIFGALGGIFSERSGVVNIGIEGLMVSGAFASAVGAYYAEEANMGIWSPWIGLLTAMLFALIFALIHAVATITFKANQVISGVVINFLAAGVTLYLVKVLFNGAGQTETLNDVFSKWEVPLLSKIPYIGPAFFNAYPTTYIALILVGLTYYILFKTPFGLRLRSVGEHPSAADTVGIKVKRIRYIAVLISGLLGGLGGATITLTTTSTFSHNTISGQGFIAMAAMIFGKWHPVGALGAAVFFGMAQALNNFMRLFDFSKNIPQEFLYMLPYVLTILVLAGAVGRAKAPSALGEPYDPGKR, from the coding sequence ATGGACCTGCTCACGATGCTTAACGCGTTTTTCTCGAAATTTAGTGAACTGATCAACACGACGCTTGTCTACTCGACCGCACTCATTTTCGGAGCCTTGGGTGGTATCTTCTCGGAACGTTCAGGGGTTGTCAATATTGGGATCGAAGGCCTTATGGTCTCAGGGGCTTTCGCTTCAGCGGTGGGTGCCTACTATGCGGAAGAAGCCAACATGGGGATTTGGTCACCATGGATCGGTTTGCTGACAGCCATGCTGTTTGCGCTGATTTTTGCGCTCATTCATGCGGTCGCGACGATTACTTTTAAAGCTAACCAAGTGATCAGCGGTGTCGTTATCAACTTCTTGGCTGCTGGCGTAACGTTGTACCTGGTCAAAGTATTGTTCAATGGCGCGGGTCAAACCGAAACGTTGAATGATGTATTCTCCAAATGGGAAGTTCCGCTTCTATCCAAAATACCGTACATTGGTCCTGCATTTTTCAATGCGTATCCAACGACGTATATCGCCTTAATTCTCGTAGGCTTAACCTACTATATCTTGTTCAAAACCCCGTTCGGTCTGCGTCTGCGCTCCGTTGGCGAGCATCCAAGCGCCGCGGATACCGTCGGGATCAAAGTGAAGCGAATTCGTTATATCGCAGTACTGATCAGCGGTTTGCTGGGCGGTCTTGGCGGGGCAACCATCACGTTAACTACGACAAGCACCTTCTCGCACAATACGATCTCTGGGCAAGGCTTTATTGCCATGGCCGCCATGATCTTCGGCAAATGGCATCCAGTCGGCGCGCTCGGAGCCGCTGTATTCTTCGGTATGGCGCAAGCACTTAACAACTTCATGCGGTTGTTTGATTTCTCAAAGAACATCCCGCAGGAATTCCTGTACATGCTGCCTTATGTCTTGACGATTCTGGTCTTGGCGGGCGCTGTAGGCAGGGCTAAAGCCCCGTCTGCTCTGGGTGAGCCTTACGATCCAGGTAAAAGATAA
- a CDS encoding ABC transporter permease has product MNKVARILTSESAVNPIVAIILGLIFGALVMLVGGYNPIAAYSALFSRIFGNSYDIGESIRAITPLILTGLSVAFAFRTGLFNIGAEGQFIMGMTGATFIGVKIHGLPWIVHAPLAVIVGALVGGLWGAIAGYLKAKRGVNEVITTIMLNWIALFLSNYIINQFLLEPKQQRSYMIQDSASLSLAGLSDLMNHARMHWGTVIAILAAVAFYIILWKTKQGYELRAVGHNMDAAKYAGMNVNRNIIKAMFISGIFAGLGGVFEVLGVFHYQVIAAGSPGYGFDGIAVSLLGANNPLGIVLGAALFGGLSYGSAGMSFGADVPPEIIRIVIGSVIFFVATQGIVKWVLIPFYSKRKKERAS; this is encoded by the coding sequence ATGAATAAAGTTGCTCGCATTTTGACAAGTGAATCAGCGGTGAATCCAATCGTGGCGATTATACTGGGGCTAATATTCGGAGCACTCGTAATGCTGGTAGGCGGCTATAATCCAATCGCTGCTTACAGCGCGTTATTTTCACGAATCTTCGGTAATTCGTATGATATTGGCGAATCGATTCGCGCGATTACACCCTTAATTTTAACGGGATTATCCGTGGCATTTGCCTTCCGGACAGGCTTATTTAATATCGGTGCAGAAGGCCAATTCATCATGGGGATGACAGGGGCTACCTTTATCGGCGTGAAAATACATGGACTTCCGTGGATTGTCCACGCACCATTAGCCGTAATCGTCGGTGCTTTAGTCGGCGGACTGTGGGGAGCCATCGCAGGCTATCTGAAAGCCAAACGTGGCGTTAATGAAGTAATTACAACGATCATGTTGAACTGGATTGCGTTGTTTCTATCCAATTACATTATCAACCAGTTTCTGTTGGAGCCAAAGCAGCAGCGCTCTTATATGATTCAAGATTCCGCGTCGCTGAGTCTTGCCGGGTTGTCGGATCTTATGAATCATGCGAGAATGCACTGGGGTACTGTGATTGCGATACTCGCAGCCGTAGCGTTCTATATTATCCTCTGGAAGACGAAGCAAGGTTATGAGCTTCGCGCTGTTGGTCATAATATGGATGCGGCGAAATATGCGGGCATGAACGTGAACCGTAACATTATTAAAGCGATGTTTATTTCCGGTATTTTTGCCGGTTTAGGCGGCGTATTCGAGGTTCTCGGCGTGTTCCACTATCAAGTCATTGCTGCGGGTTCGCCGGGGTATGGCTTTGATGGTATTGCGGTATCCTTGTTAGGAGCCAACAATCCGCTTGGGATTGTTCTAGGAGCAGCCTTATTCGGCGGATTGTCCTATGGCTCGGCAGGGATGAGCTTCGGTGCCGATGTTCCGCCGGAAATTATCCGGATCGTCATCGGTTCGGTCATTTTCTTCGTAGCCACACAAGGGATTGTGAAATGGGTACTGATCCCGTTCTATAGCAAACGCAAGAAAGAGAGGGCTTCGTAA
- a CDS encoding ABC transporter ATP-binding protein, producing MSEVVPVVELSNITKRFPGIVANDAISLKLQKGEIHALLGENGAGKSTLMNILFGLYQPDEGFIKVQGQEVFIDSPNRAIELGIGMVHQHFKLVQPFTVTENIILGMEPKKGSNIDYKTAQDKVRKLSEQYGLRVDPKARIEDISVGMQQRVEILKTLYRGADILIFDEPTAVLTPQEISELMVIMRNLVTEGKSIILITHKLKEIMEIADTVTIIRRGKVIDSLVCANTNPQILAEKMVGRDVTFKVNKAEVKLGQPVLQVQDLVSRNQQGLPALKGINFEVKAGEILGIAGVDGNGQSELIEALTGLRAVDSGHVLLLGSDITNHTPRQISEAGLSHIPEDRHKHGLVLDFSMSENMVLETYFHPAYNKAGFLNYEAIDRHAEALIKQFDVRTPSIYNKARSLSGGNQQKAIIAREIHKNPNLLIAAQPTRGLDVGAIEFVHQQLIEQRNKGKAVLLISFELDEIMNVSDRIAVIYEGQIVGEVLPQETNDQEIGLLMAGSKRTEKGAAHE from the coding sequence ATGAGTGAAGTAGTGCCTGTCGTTGAATTAAGCAACATTACGAAGCGATTTCCGGGTATTGTGGCGAATGACGCCATTAGCTTAAAACTCCAAAAAGGTGAGATTCATGCTCTCCTTGGCGAGAACGGCGCGGGGAAATCCACGCTGATGAATATATTGTTCGGTCTGTATCAGCCGGACGAAGGCTTTATTAAAGTGCAGGGCCAAGAAGTGTTTATTGACAGTCCGAATCGGGCGATCGAGCTCGGGATCGGTATGGTGCATCAGCATTTCAAGCTGGTACAACCTTTTACGGTAACAGAAAACATTATTTTGGGCATGGAGCCTAAAAAAGGGTCGAATATTGACTATAAGACCGCGCAAGATAAAGTTCGCAAGTTATCGGAGCAATATGGATTGCGTGTTGATCCTAAAGCGAGAATCGAAGATATTTCCGTCGGTATGCAGCAGCGCGTCGAAATATTGAAAACGCTGTATCGCGGTGCCGATATTCTCATTTTTGATGAACCAACAGCTGTACTAACGCCGCAAGAAATCAGTGAATTGATGGTTATCATGCGCAATCTGGTCACAGAGGGCAAGTCCATCATTCTCATTACACATAAGCTCAAAGAAATCATGGAGATTGCGGATACCGTGACGATTATTCGTCGGGGCAAGGTGATTGACTCCTTGGTGTGCGCGAATACCAATCCGCAAATTCTCGCTGAGAAGATGGTCGGGCGCGATGTTACCTTCAAGGTGAATAAAGCGGAAGTGAAACTTGGACAGCCTGTGCTTCAAGTGCAGGATTTAGTTTCGCGCAATCAGCAAGGGCTGCCAGCTCTCAAGGGGATTAATTTTGAGGTGAAAGCCGGAGAGATTCTCGGTATTGCTGGCGTTGACGGCAACGGTCAAAGCGAATTGATTGAAGCTCTCACGGGTCTGCGGGCTGTTGATAGCGGACATGTTCTGCTGCTTGGCAGCGATATCACCAACCATACGCCAAGACAAATTTCTGAAGCGGGGTTATCGCATATTCCGGAGGATCGTCACAAGCATGGACTCGTTCTAGATTTTAGCATGAGCGAAAATATGGTCTTGGAAACGTATTTCCACCCGGCCTATAATAAGGCAGGCTTCCTCAATTATGAGGCGATTGATCGCCATGCGGAAGCGTTGATTAAGCAATTCGACGTCAGAACGCCGAGTATTTATAATAAAGCGCGCTCCTTGTCGGGAGGCAACCAACAGAAGGCGATTATTGCTCGGGAAATACACAAGAATCCCAATCTGCTGATTGCCGCTCAGCCGACGCGGGGCTTGGATGTGGGGGCAATTGAATTCGTGCATCAGCAGTTGATCGAGCAGCGGAATAAAGGCAAAGCCGTGCTGCTAATCTCTTTTGAGCTGGATGAAATTATGAATGTCTCCGACCGGATTGCCGTTATCTACGAAGGACAAATTGTGGGAGAAGTGCTGCCGCAAGAGACGAACGACCAAGAAATCGGGTTGCTCATGGCTGGCAGCAAGCGCACAGAGAAAGGGGCTGCTCATGAATAA
- a CDS encoding BMP family lipoprotein, whose amino-acid sequence MKKVLSTALMAVTVSALALSGCAKKEETKPAASATPAASAAATASAAPSNNSGKDVKIGMVTDIGGVNDKSFNQSAWEGLKALEKQTGAKVKNLESKSDADYTPNLNQFVKDGYNLTWGIGFLMGDALKTVATQNPNAKLAIIDNVVEAPNVESVTFSEQEGSYLVGVVAGLTTKTNKIGFVGGVDIPVIKRFEAGFVAGVKAVNPNATVKINYTGAFDKPDLGKAAAATIYNDGADIIFHASGSTGNGVFNEAKDRSKNGKKVWVIGVDKDQSLEFGDEVTLTSMLKRVDNAVTRVSKDVIDNKFQGGKVVVLGLKDDGVGLPETSKKNVSADILKKVDEYKAKIISGEIKVPEKP is encoded by the coding sequence ATGAAAAAAGTACTTTCCACAGCGCTTATGGCCGTAACTGTCTCCGCGTTGGCTCTATCTGGTTGTGCCAAAAAAGAAGAAACGAAACCCGCAGCATCCGCAACTCCGGCTGCTAGTGCAGCAGCAACAGCATCCGCAGCACCAAGCAACAACAGCGGTAAAGATGTCAAGATCGGAATGGTTACGGATATTGGCGGCGTCAATGATAAATCATTTAACCAAAGCGCTTGGGAAGGTTTGAAAGCTCTTGAGAAACAAACTGGCGCTAAAGTGAAAAACTTGGAAAGTAAAAGCGATGCTGATTACACGCCTAACTTAAACCAGTTCGTGAAAGACGGCTACAACCTGACTTGGGGGATTGGCTTCTTGATGGGTGATGCGCTGAAAACGGTAGCTACTCAAAACCCGAACGCGAAATTAGCGATCATCGATAATGTAGTAGAAGCTCCTAACGTAGAATCCGTTACTTTCTCTGAGCAAGAGGGATCTTACTTGGTAGGTGTAGTTGCAGGTCTTACAACAAAAACGAACAAAATCGGTTTCGTTGGCGGCGTGGACATCCCGGTTATCAAACGTTTTGAAGCTGGTTTCGTTGCTGGTGTTAAAGCTGTTAACCCGAATGCAACAGTGAAAATCAACTACACAGGCGCATTCGATAAGCCTGACCTTGGTAAAGCAGCAGCGGCAACGATCTACAACGACGGCGCTGATATCATTTTCCACGCGTCTGGTTCAACAGGTAACGGTGTATTCAACGAAGCCAAAGACCGTTCCAAAAACGGTAAAAAAGTATGGGTTATCGGTGTCGATAAAGACCAATCCCTTGAATTCGGTGACGAAGTGACATTGACTTCGATGTTGAAACGTGTTGACAACGCGGTAACTCGTGTTTCCAAAGACGTAATCGACAACAAATTCCAAGGTGGTAAAGTCGTTGTATTGGGTCTGAAAGATGATGGCGTAGGCCTTCCTGAAACTTCCAAGAAAAATGTTTCTGCTGATATCTTGAAAAAAGTAGACGAGTACAAAGCGAAAATCATTAGCGGCGAAATCAAAGTTCCTGAGAAACCTTAA
- a CDS encoding putative bifunctional diguanylate cyclase/phosphodiesterase — protein MKVDLDKWKQHVRAKAVVYVGVLGFLLLAANVLVTASFSPGAYILLSVLIQFVIGFMIALCLRHLRLTRRAQDEKSEQLAFLAYHDTLTGLPNRRLFDDRLERALLHAKRNEQLTAVMFLDMDRFKEVNDSLGHAYGDRLIRLAAERLLGCLRGSDTVYRQGGDEFAILLESFAKPEDVRFVAARIQSALEEPFILGGKPVVITASMGIALYPLDGTVAEQLLEHADEAMYKAKKRGSNQFQFYASEIDAMVKSKAHLESELRQALEHEQFELLYQPQYAITNQQLIGMEASLHWSKADSAATTYGGWSKAAEEMGFMVPIGKWAVRTACHQLRAWRESGFPSLRMTIAITASQFRDDHFIEEIAGVLKETGIEPDLIELDLTESITSSNVQEASERLIQLKKIGVRIAMDDLCTGLFTRSGLEGMPLDSVKLDSTLVRDLVDDDENQLLAAAIIRMAHRLGLNLIAKGVETKEQLEYLKFLQCTEVQGELFSNPLNPDQFLSLLTDKFKMG, from the coding sequence GTGAAAGTCGATCTGGATAAGTGGAAACAGCATGTGAGAGCAAAAGCAGTCGTGTATGTTGGCGTGCTCGGCTTCCTATTGTTGGCGGCCAACGTGCTTGTAACCGCATCCTTCTCCCCAGGGGCTTATATTCTCCTTAGCGTGTTGATTCAATTTGTAATCGGCTTCATGATTGCTCTTTGCCTGCGTCATCTTCGCCTGACGCGTCGTGCACAGGATGAGAAGAGTGAGCAATTGGCTTTTTTGGCTTACCATGATACGTTGACCGGACTGCCTAATCGTCGATTATTCGATGATCGATTGGAGCGGGCTCTTCTGCATGCGAAGCGCAATGAACAGTTGACTGCTGTTATGTTCCTGGATATGGACAGGTTCAAGGAAGTGAATGATTCGTTAGGTCATGCCTATGGCGATCGTCTCATTCGACTTGCCGCTGAGCGCCTGCTGGGCTGCTTGCGGGGATCGGATACGGTATACCGGCAGGGGGGAGACGAATTCGCCATTCTCTTGGAATCCTTTGCGAAACCGGAGGATGTGAGGTTCGTGGCTGCCCGTATTCAATCAGCTCTGGAAGAGCCTTTCATCCTTGGAGGAAAGCCGGTTGTGATTACGGCCAGCATGGGGATTGCTTTATACCCCTTAGATGGAACTGTGGCGGAGCAGTTGCTCGAACATGCGGATGAAGCCATGTACAAGGCCAAGAAGCGAGGAAGCAATCAATTCCAGTTCTACGCATCGGAGATTGATGCCATGGTGAAGAGCAAGGCTCATCTGGAGTCGGAGCTTAGGCAGGCTTTGGAGCATGAGCAATTCGAACTGCTTTATCAGCCGCAATATGCGATTACGAATCAACAATTAATTGGAATGGAAGCGAGCCTTCATTGGAGTAAAGCAGACAGTGCGGCTACGACTTATGGAGGCTGGTCTAAGGCGGCTGAGGAAATGGGTTTCATGGTGCCGATAGGCAAATGGGCTGTTCGCACAGCGTGTCATCAACTGCGCGCATGGCGGGAGAGCGGCTTCCCCTCCTTGCGGATGACAATCGCGATCACGGCCTCGCAGTTTAGAGATGACCACTTCATCGAAGAGATTGCTGGTGTTTTGAAAGAAACGGGCATAGAACCTGATCTGATAGAGCTGGATTTGACCGAAAGTATTACCTCATCTAATGTGCAGGAAGCTAGTGAAAGGCTGATTCAACTTAAGAAAATCGGTGTGCGCATTGCTATGGATGATTTGTGCACGGGGCTGTTCACGAGGAGTGGACTGGAGGGAATGCCGCTGGATAGCGTGAAACTCGACAGCACATTGGTGCGGGATTTGGTCGATGATGATGAGAACCAATTGTTGGCGGCAGCTATTATTCGCATGGCTCACCGTTTGGGACTTAATTTGATTGCCAAAGGTGTAGAAACCAAGGAACAACTGGAATACCTGAAGTTCTTGCAATGTACGGAGGTTCAAGGAGAGCTGTTCAGCAATCCGCTGAATCCCGACCAATTTCTGAGCCTTTTGACCGATAAATTTAAGATGGGGTGA
- the ilvA gene encoding threonine ammonia-lyase IlvA, protein MVVSGKVGLEDIIRANHVLSKVIEPSPLQRNELLSNLYECNVYLKREDMQMVRSFKIRGAYNVIQSLTAEEREAGVVCASAGNHAQGVAYSCKQLGIQGKIFMPTTTPRQKISQVKLFGGSFVEVILTGDSFDDSSTQAKAYCEQENKVFIHPFDDVRTIAGQGTVGLEIMNQMSDTPDYIFATIGGGGLVAGVATYVDSVSPRTRIIGVEPEGAASMTESLQQGKVVTLSTIEKFVDGAAVKQVGQLTFEICKDKLEDIVIIPSGKECTTILELYNNNAIVIEPAGALPVAALDAYRDQIRGKHVVCIISGGNNDIDRMQQIKERSLIYEGLKHYFILNFPQRAGALREFLEEVLGPTDDITRFEYTKKNNRDDAPALVGIELKNKDDYDGLIERLSSKDYGYIEINKDPKLFNLLI, encoded by the coding sequence ATGGTTGTTTCCGGAAAAGTAGGTTTGGAAGATATTATTAGGGCCAATCATGTGCTCAGCAAGGTGATTGAACCATCCCCTTTGCAACGCAATGAGCTGCTCTCCAACTTGTATGAATGCAACGTTTATCTCAAACGTGAAGATATGCAGATGGTTCGCTCTTTCAAAATTCGCGGAGCGTACAACGTGATTCAAAGCTTAACGGCGGAGGAACGCGAGGCCGGGGTTGTGTGTGCGAGCGCAGGCAATCACGCGCAAGGCGTGGCGTATTCCTGTAAGCAGCTTGGCATCCAGGGTAAGATCTTCATGCCGACGACAACGCCAAGACAGAAGATTTCTCAGGTTAAGCTATTCGGCGGCTCCTTTGTTGAAGTCATTCTGACAGGGGATTCGTTCGATGATTCTTCCACACAAGCCAAGGCTTACTGCGAACAAGAGAATAAAGTGTTTATTCATCCGTTCGATGATGTGCGTACGATTGCCGGACAAGGCACGGTAGGCTTGGAGATTATGAATCAAATGTCCGATACGCCGGACTATATCTTCGCGACGATTGGCGGAGGCGGCCTTGTAGCGGGCGTAGCCACTTATGTGGACAGTGTGTCCCCACGGACGCGGATTATCGGTGTAGAGCCGGAGGGTGCGGCTAGCATGACGGAATCGCTGCAGCAAGGGAAGGTCGTGACACTGTCCACGATAGAGAAATTTGTGGATGGCGCGGCAGTCAAGCAGGTCGGCCAATTAACGTTTGAGATTTGCAAAGACAAGCTCGAGGATATCGTGATTATCCCTTCTGGCAAGGAGTGCACGACCATTCTGGAGCTGTACAATAACAATGCGATTGTAATTGAGCCGGCAGGAGCGCTGCCTGTTGCAGCTCTGGATGCTTACCGGGATCAAATCCGCGGCAAGCATGTCGTCTGCATCATAAGCGGAGGCAACAATGATATTGACCGCATGCAGCAGATCAAGGAAAGATCATTGATCTACGAGGGCTTGAAGCACTACTTTATTCTGAATTTCCCGCAGCGTGCAGGCGCCTTGCGTGAATTTCTGGAGGAAGTCCTAGGACCTACCGATGATATTACCCGTTTCGAATATACGAAGAAGAACAATCGGGATGATGCACCTGCCTTAGTCGGTATTGAGCTTAAAAATAAGGACGATTATGACGGTTTGATTGAGCGCCTCTCCAGCAAAGATTACGGCTATATTGAGATCAATAAAGATCCTAAGTTATTTAACTTGCTGATCTAA